The sequence aacaacaacaacaacaacaacaacaacaacaacatttcCATCATGTATTGGGAAATCTTTTGTTACAAAGTCATGCTCTTTGGACTAAAAAGCATGAGCAACATAGAAACGAGTaatgatgaatatttttttatgatatgatatataaagaaatcaaaGTGTATGTGAATGACATGATTTCCAagtcaaatgaaaagaaatgtcaTATCTAAATACTAAGAAAACTCTTTGAGAAGTTGAGGAAATATATGATCAAATTGAATATGTCAAAGTGCACATTTAAAGTAAAATGAGGAAAATTGTCAAGGTTCATAGTATGAAATGAAGGCATTGAAGTTGACATCAATAAACTCAAAGCAATACAAGTTATACTAGAGCCtaaaacaaagaaggaaatatTCACTTGCTTTGCAGAAAAAGCCTAGAGTATAGAATGAATATTATCAAAGATATTttcataagataaaataatatctacatAATCCATCATTTTTGGACCCGCTAGTTTCAAGAAGACCATTAATCATGTATTTGACCATTACTACTTACTCAAGTAGTAAATGACTTGCCAATTTTTCAAGAATTATCACGTTGACCAATAACAGTTTATTATTGAACTTGGTTGATATCCAAAATTAATGTAATCAAGTATCTCTTTTAAAAGCCTTACTTGTCTAGCATAATTGCATTGTGGAAAGTCATATTGGTGAAATATGACACCATTTATATGACTATAAAGCTAGTGAAAAAAAAGTGTTATAATAGATCATTTGGTAGATAGTATAGTTGATGATTATGATCCTTTGTGGTATGAATTCCTGAATGAAGAGATTGtggctgttaaaaaaaaaggagaagtcAATATAGCTAACAAATTTGAACCACTTAGCCCTTATATGTCTTGAAGTCCACCTTAGCCCATGTGTTTTGAAGAAGTTCATTAAAAGTCTCTTTGAACCACTTAGTTCTAATTCTTGTCACTACACCAATTGGAACCTTTAACGGATCTCTTAGTGTTACTTAAATTGTGTTATTCCTTCTTTCCTCTAAAGATTGTTGTTGTTAacaaaagaagaataagaaaaagtTAGATGAGGATATGTGAACCTTGTATTTTAATACAATAGTAAATATATCTAACAATGATGTGGGTGTTATACTCAGTTCACCAAATGAGGAATAGTATCCAGTGGTAATCAAATTACAGTTTTAATGCATTAACAACATAACAAAATACAAGGCAAGTATCCATAGTCTTGAggctattttgaaaaaaaatgttaaaaaacttGATGTATATGGCAATTTTCTATTGATAATTTGCCAAGTGaaaggagaataaaaaaatgaaaaggttcAATTTGTACCGGGAGTACCTTGTCAAGATAgtcaataaatttgaaaaggTTAAGTTCACTTATCGGAGTAGAGATAAGAATTGATTTGCAGATGCATCCGCTATATTAGCATCAATAACTCAAATCAACTACGATAAAGAATTACAACCTCTATGTATTAAGATAAAGACCTTACTTATTGATGTTAAGTCGAGgagaaaataaatggaaaaccTTGGTACCATGATATCAGATGGTTCATTATAAATCATGAATATTCATCTAATATGAATAAAATGGATAGAAAAACTTTAAAGATATTgtcaatttattatttcttagaTGGAGAGATTCTATATATGAGAGCATTTTATGGAAGTCTATTAAGATGTTTATGTTACATATATCAACATGCACATAAtgacatgaaaaatacaaaaaaaatggatatttttAGACCATAATGGAGAAACATTGCAATGATTATGCTAATACAATAAATTCATTGCTAATTACTCTTCATCATATAACAACACATTGGCCATTTACAATACAAACAATTAATGTGATTTTCCCAATAAATTCGAAGGCTAGTAACAAATATTAGTTCATCTTAGTAACAAttgactattttaaaaaatgaattgaagtgAATTTATATGCCTGTATTACTTAGAAAGTGGTCCAAAGTTTATTGAGAAAGACATTGTCTATTGTTATGATTTACCAAAGACAATAATAACAGAAAACACTAAGAATTTCAATGAAAATATGATTCAGGATTTAAACCAACAATGAAAGATCAATCATCTTAGACCTAAAATGAATAGGATAGTAGAGGTAATGAATAAGAACACAAAGAATATTATGTTGAAAATAGTCATCATCTATAAAAGTTAGCATAAATGCTTCTATACACATTGCATTGTTATCAAATTGTTACAAGAACATCTATAAAAGCAATCCTTTACTCTTTAGTACATATGATGGAGGTAGTGATACCCTTTAAAGTAAAGATAACTtctataatgatattaaaaaaagtagagTTAGAAGAGTCAGAATGGACTAAAGTCCAATACGAGAAATTGAACTTGATTATTGAAAAGAGGCTAGCTAGAATCTGACATAAGTAGCTGTATCAGAAGAGAATAGTTAGAGTCTAAGTTAAAAAGTATACCCATGAGATTTTCATGAAGGAGATTTGATATTGAAACAGGTTTTGTTAATTCTTGGGAAAGATTGAAGTAAATGAGCATTTAATTATAAGAGACTTTATATAGTCAagaaagcattttaaaaaagaacccTCATTATATCATATATAAATGGTAGAAATTGTCAAAGCCTATAAATTCAGATCTTGTGAAGAGTGTTATGTTTAAAGATTTACTTTCCTAatgaaatacaataaataaaagtataaatttagctaattttattcaaagtttttatttttccatgttcATCCTATTTCTTTGACACGACTACTATAGTGACTTTTtactttacaattttattttcaaaaacctaTATTCCTTGGTCCACTACATCCATTACATGATTGATATTGATATTAATTGCACAAActtgacaaaacaaaaaaaaagtagaaaaaatggAATGAGTTTTCAGCTTGGTAGGCAAAATGAatagtttaaaaacaaattaagcatgcggataaaataaatgcttaacaaagaattttatttaaggAAGTTACAACAAGGTATTAAAAGACTAAAAGTAGgagtggaaaaaataaaattgaaatatgaaagataaaTTTGAAGGCAATTCAAGGGCATATAAGGTCTTACAATAGAAATTTGCTAATGGATATTAGAATTGGGAATaagagacaaaaatatatttaaaataaaatggtttagAACTAGATGCCCTACTTAGAAGCCAAGAATGAGCAAATAAATGAATCTAATATCATGAGAATTAGATGAATGAATTAAGGTCAAAGCCTAAGATAACGAAACAAAGTTCATATATCTGGagtgaattattttaaattttatattgagattggtaatctaataattttgacccattttaaatttcatgttgAGGATGACCATCTTACAATTTTAATCCATTTAAATTCTATGTTGAGGGTAGTTGCCTCTCGAATAAactatttatctattttatttatttttagagtaATCATCTCTTAATGATAATTGCtttgttttattcattttttttgagGATAATCACCTCTtgatgaaactattttttttatttaatttattataaggGTAGTCACCTCTCGATgagactttatttatttatttatttagtcacCTGTCGATAATACTATTTGTGTGTTTGATTTATGTTGAGGGTAGTCAACTTTTAATgagaattgttttattttattcattttgtttttaaaatactcgTCACTCGATGAGACTCACTCAATgagattgtttatttatgttatttgttttttttccaaaaaaaaccttatttccagcgttatttttctttctttagaaACTTACTATACAAAGTCCAGGGATAGTAAATCTTTAAATATTTGTATACCctcaatattataaagaggAAGCAATTGTCCTACCTCAATTTTGACTCGCTGATTTTCCAAtgttttgtcaaaaaataaataaaaataaaaatgataaaagggTTGGGGACTGAAAATgatagataagaaaaaaaataccaaaattatAGGGATtccaataatataataaaggaggaaaaataaaaatggtagtTGAGCTTAATGAGAATAATTGATTGTgattaagaataaaatgaagAGATTTCGAGTTCATTAAGAATATTAGATTATGATTGAAGTGGAAATGAAGAAATTTAGCTTGTTctaataaatgaatattttgattgttttttctagcAAAAAACCAAGATtgtcataaagaaaaaaaatggaagttaTTTGGAAAGAATCAATCatgtacatttaaaaaaataatgaaaattaccataattttaagattttcattagagaaaaaaaaaatcctcatattAATTGATATGTTATTTTCCTAATAAGatttaacaatataaataaagatatgttagctcatcaaaaaataaagcaGGAGAGATACACACAGGCAAACATGGAGAGAAATCTGACCAtgtaataaaatagaaaacaaaatatcaaaaaacatatCAAGATAAAAAGAAACCTAACAACCTAACAAAAAGACAAAGTCCTAGCCTCCAAAATATCAATAACTAACAGACTCCTTCTTAAACCCAAAATAACCACCCCTTTATCTTATCCCTTCTCTTTTAATTGCACCTACAAGACCATTTTTAACAGCACCCTCATGTCTTTCAAGATAGCACCATCATGAACCTATCTCCACAACAACTCCATAAACCTGAAAATCACAACAACATAGCTCACCAGTTCCTTATATAACCACTATCATATAGACTTACGCATCCTTATTATAAGTCATTTATCACCACCACTAAATAGAACAACGTCATAACTCTTATACTCACCTCTATCTCAAATAAACTCATCataaccttttctcttcaaacaATCTTTAATTAGACCCTAAAATTACCTACAACCATTATAAATATTGCCTTTAAATATGCCCAAATCCACACTTAAAACAATCTAGCAATATTCACATTAATTTTATACCCAAGAACTAGTAgtttgttattgattttatagGTTCAAACACCACACATGAGACACATATGCCCTCCACTACCCAGCATCTGTCCTAGGGGTGAGcaaattcggttcggtttttatcaaaaaaagtaactaaactgaatttttttttaaaaaaaaccgagaatGCACAACCACTAcccatttccatttttttgcCATTGCTTCTTCTTCAGGTCAATCTCAAAACTCCAATGTGTTGATCTGTTTATTTTAGGTAATCTGTAATGTATAATTGTGGGTGATGTATATTTACTTTGCATTATAGTCTTGATGTGTGGATGTATATTTGACATGTATTGTGTTTTCATGTGTGGatgatatatttgtttttttttgtttgtttatgttttcttgTATATGGTTGATTTTCTATGCAAGAATGTTGTGAAATTCATGTCGAATAAtactttttgatattttttttcattatgcattgttttgttttttatcaaataatcgATCTGAGAATGATACAATCTTCACAAGAAACATGTCCTTGAAGAAGTCAAAACTTtattgtcttaaaaaaatataaataaaaaaatattttttttatcaaagaaaagaTCCAAGGATGGTACATTCAAGGATCTCATCCATGAGAAGTTGAAActttgttgttttataaaaaagttgttttgttttaaataaatgatcCGAGAATGGTACATTCCTCATATGGATTCCATCATTGAGAAATCAAgatcttgttgttttttttaaaaataaataatattttttttttaaaaagaatcaacTGGATAATGACACATTTCTTATAAGGATGTTGTTTTTGAGAAGTCAAAAccttactgtttttttttaatgctaataaaaaattttatttttattaaataatcaacTCGTGAATATCACATTTTTTATAAGCATCTTTTcctaaaataagttaaaaattttatggttttcatATGAAAATCAAAAGTCTACTTTTGAAAGTACAAGTGATTAGTCTTCTTCCAATGTGCTTTTCTTTATTGTTATGTCTAGGTTTAGGTTACACTCTCGTGAACTCACAAAGGCTTTTGAATATGTGTAATGGTTTTTgagtcattttaaaatataaatggatcataatttaatttatcatccaTTATTTTTTGGCTTCGgtccttatattttaaaaatattgatcaagTTTTATAACCGGTCTGATTCTAAATCAATGTCTTGGatcattatagtttttaatccttaaaaacaaatatacatgTATTAGTTTATacaaaacttttatattaagcacaaaagatattttttatcattaaaaacaaatatgaaataatttattttatgtatgatGTTTTacgatgatttttattttatttttaatactaccAGCCCGAACTTTTAAAAGATCAGTTTAAATtagttacaacaaaaaaaacgtagggaaaactctttttttttttttaccccttCAAAATCATAAACAGCTAGCTTGTTTCGGGATGAACTCCATATCGTGGGGGGTTTAGACTTTGACCAGATGGAGAGTTCCATCATTTTAAAATGCGAATTATATGCTTGCAATTTGGCTACTTGTGAGGATTGATCTGTTTATTAAAGCCTTATAATTTACCAGATGATGATGGACGGCTCCAATTGACTGGCCAATAAATTATCTTCACAACCGAGTCTTGCCATCCAGAGTCAATGAACCGCGCAGACGACTTGACCAGGACCGCCAAAAACACAGGCACATAAAAACGACATAACACACGAAATCAGACACCAGAGAAGAGATGGCATCGGCATCGGCATCGGCGACGGCAGCGTCGGCGACTGAAGGACCCATAATTGTGTGGAACGAGAAGCAGCGCAGGTTTGAAACCGAAGACAAGGAGGCATACATAGAATATGTCCTCGTAAATGATGGGAAAGTGATGGACATATTGCACACCTTTGTGCCACGTTCCAAAAGGGGATTGAGCATAGCTTCTCACCTCTGTGTTGCAGTTTTCGATCACGCCAAGTCCCACTCCATGTCTATCATCCCCACTTGTTCTTATGTCTCTGTAAGTTCAATTATCCTATTAGTTTCTCTTTCTGggttttcttcctcctttttttttcctgcagtCTTTGATACTTTTTTGGCCCTTTTGCCTTTCGGGTCTTGTTATTGTGGTATGATCTGTATGTTTGGTGGGTTTATTAATCTTTAGGGTATggatttatcttttttgtaatatttttctatatgcCTCCGGTCGCCTTTGTGTTTTCATTGACAAATGCAGGAAGATACGAGTAATTAAATTGACATTAACTGCTTTGTATCCTCTGAATTTAAGGCATGAGAATTTCTGCAATTCAATCCATTTTGACTACGATTCAACTGTAAACCTAGTTCTTGACTACTGATTCGCATCCTACTGGTCTGATTAGCTACAATTTTTATTAGAACCACAAGCAAAGCCCCGTTACTGTTTTGTGGAGGCATCCGACTTACGAGGCTTTGTTTCTTGCCCCTTGCCTTGGCAGGACACTTTTCTTCCACGGAACCCGTCATGGAATCCACTTGTGTCTGAAGAACTCAAATCCAGCATGTAGCTTGCAGCCGTTTGCCTGCGTTTCTCGAACTGTTTATGTACCCCAGCTAGCGATATCCTAAGTAAACTGTTTTCATAAGGTGTTCTGTGTTATGTTCAGGAATCTCCCATCAGCATAATAAGAATCACTTCTTCGTTTTTTCTTCTGGGCATTTAATTATTCTCACAGCATTCCTCGTGTTCTCTACTCTAATTTCCACTATCGAAAGTAAACTCGTCCCTGATTTGCTACTTGTGATCATCGTTGGTGCTCGTTCAAGGCAACTGCCAAATAGTGTAAAGAAACGATCGGGAAATCTGAAACTCCATTGTTTCCCAAATTCTCATGACATTCAAGAATGCCAAAATGCACGTCTGTTCAAAATACTCTCGACATTACAGCATCATTTAGCCCTTTGGTCCAATCCCAGCagacagcatgatcaagaatgGGCATGCTTTGCACCTGAGTACAGCATCATTTAGCCCTTTGGTCCAATCCCAGCagacagcatgatcaagaatgGGCATGCTTTGCACCTGAGGTTTTGGTCCAGCAGTGGAATAGACTTGTTCTCTTCCATCGCACATGAGTTCGAATATTATTGTACACACCTGTCACCTCATGGTACCTTACAAGTTTGctaggcttgcaggatgttcagtaggCTCTGGGGATTAATTGTGGTGTATGcaaactggcccggacaccccgggttacaaataattaaaaaaaaagaatgtgcaTGCTTTGGCAGCAGAGTGACCTCCAATAAAATCCGCAAATTCAACTCAAAGAACGACTCCCACATTCAGCATGCGACTCGCACCGCATGCTGAAAATGCTATAGAATTTTCATCGAGCGACATAACCAACCAAATCACATAAATGAACGGCAAAAGTACTGGAACACACTGAATCTATTTTTTACGATATAGTTTGTGCACGCATTGATCTAACCAATGGCGTGGGAAATGCATGCCAAGAATGTAATGAGCAGCTACTTCATAACAAGGGTCATctacttcaaaaattaaaaaggtccAGCGATGATCAAAGATAAAATATCCTGCATGCCATTTGGGCTCCTGGCTCAGTAATAATTACTAGTTCATGCATCTTAGAAAACTTTCCTGAAAAAGATTTGACTGCAACCCACTTGTTTTTCTTGACACGTTCACGTCCCATTTTCTAACAATTTTCACCATTTctaagaaactgaaaaaaaataactgtcaAACGTCTGTGCGCTGCTTCTAATCAGGAATCCATTATCAAAACAAAGTACAACATTTGGTACACAGCACAGCATTTCAGCTGATAAATACAATTCTAGTGCATCAAATGGACACAGAGGGCAAGAAACACCATATGGTACAAACATATCTTTTCGGCATCTTTACATATTTACAAATGATATAGATCCAGATGCTACCCAGGTACATAATAATCCATCTTTTCCACAGGCAGGTTCAAGACTGATGTTTCCACCTATACAGCACACAAGGTCaaatgtgaaaaaaagaaaaagaaaaaagaagaagcagtcCAACATAAAAACTAGGACAGAAGTTGGCTACTTGAGCTTTTAATGCTCCATACATTAGGCAAACAGCAACATATTGAACACAATGCATACCTCTTCAAATGAAACAAATGTGAAAGGAGCAAGACCCCTACTGTGAGATACCCGTGAAATATCATCCTCCTGCCACTCAACTCGTCCAAGAATGTCCTCCTCAGGCTCAATTACACCATCACTGTTGACTTTACTTGTAGAAAGTGAGAGTATATCCATCCTATTGTTAGCACCTAATGTTGTTCCTCTCAACCTGCAACGAAGTAATTAACAGAATGGCTCACAATTgaatcccccccccccaaaaaaaaaaaaaaaaaaaaaaatggtttgttGTGGTCTTGCCAGATCTATTTATAAATTTCCATTTTTCATAATAGCATGAACATGAAGTTTAAGTTATTTGTCAGTGACTTTACCAACACATTACCGCTCCGTTTGTATGCATCCTTAAAGTCTAAAGTtaaaagaatcaaataaaaaaaagatatataataataataaaaataaaataaaattgtcacaTATAAGCCAGATCAACACACAAATACATCTACTTATCTTTTCCATTCATTAAATCAGAACAAACTTCGAATGTGCAACATATTAAGGCTAGAATGTCCAATACCTCAAGCAGGCTCTCCACATGGTGGGACGCAAGCCAGGGTACATGAAAGCAGCTTCAACCTGCAATAAACCAGTTTCTTTATGAGACGGGATAGCATTGCAAATAGTATATCTGTCTAAAATCAGAGATTaatgaaaaactaaataaagtaaaagaataaGACAAACAAAATTGTTTGCAATCTCATAGAGGACCATACCTTGTCATCTGTAAGCGTGTGACGGCCAATAAAAACATCAGTTTTAGAAGCACGAAAATTCATGCATTTCACAACATCTTTTACTGTTTGACCAGAAGTCTAGacaatgaaaaacaacaagACAAAATGGTTATCATCAAAGATAGAAAAGCAATAATCCCATTTGATATATGCATTGAAATAAATGCACTTGAATTAATTGCAAGATTGTTACTTTGTAAAGGAACCTGCCAGAAGGAAAAAATCTCATGTACCGGTAATAGCAAACCTACAAtaggaaaggaaaaaattaacacaacagtgattaagagaagaaaaaaatatgtacaGAAGCATCTTTTATTTCCCTTTCTGAAATATTCCTCTCAGCACCACTGcttaaatattttcatgtttatacatGCAACTGAGTTTCATGCGTTGGAACTGTATTCATTTACTGATCACAAATAGACTAGAAGTGTATTATCCAAACAAGCACCAGCATACCAAGTGAACTGGATTGGTGACGGTCCACTCTCGCACACCAGCACGAATATAGGTGTTCCTACTGACATAGAGACCTGacatgtaaaagaaaaatacatttggGGGTTATTTTGCAAGCTCCCAGGGTAAAGAAAAATAGTTAACAACAGTCGAGAAAAAAAGCAGAAGTTTGGATAAGTTTCCTAAAACAGCAAAACAATTTACTCAAAACTTCTTATCATACTCCAAATCCAtccttctttctccttttccaaATAAGATCACTGACTATAGTATATAGTAGATTATATCACTAATGAACTTCCTAATTTTCCAGAAACTAAAATAAGATGCATATTAATCTAAAACTTAGAACAAGAAAGTTAACAATAAACTCCTCTTACCATCAGTACGAATCCTTGGCCTCAAAAG is a genomic window of Populus alba chromosome 5, ASM523922v2, whole genome shotgun sequence containing:
- the LOC118029245 gene encoding acetyltransferase At1g77540, which encodes MASASASATAASATEGPIIVWNEKQRRFETEDKEAYIEYVLVNDGKVMDILHTFVPRSKRGLSIASHLCVAVFDHAKSHSMSIIPTCSYVSDTFLPRNPSWNPLVSEELKSSM
- the LOC118029244 gene encoding F-box protein 7; amino-acid sequence: MTSDFVLQVPDELETALQLKTVQYLVAQRPWLDLYGVNVRPVAPYGSASRMVSVDPALIHRCLPDELLFEVFSRMAPYDLGRAASVCRKWRYTLRNPIFWRNACLKAWQLSGMVENYKILQSKYESSWRKMWLLRPRIRTDGLYVSRNTYIRAGVREWTVTNPVHLVCYYRYMRFFPSGRFLYKTSGQTVKDVVKCMNFRASKTDVFIGRHTLTDDKVEAAFMYPGLRPTMWRACLRLRGTTLGANNRMDILSLSTSKVNSDGVIEPEEDILGRVEWQEDDISRVSHSRGLAPFTFVSFEEVETSVLNLPVEKMDYYVPG